One part of the Prunus persica cultivar Lovell chromosome G5, Prunus_persica_NCBIv2, whole genome shotgun sequence genome encodes these proteins:
- the LOC18776311 gene encoding uncharacterized protein LOC18776311 isoform X1, with protein sequence MANQTTQRRILAAPEPKASMDPTLKKHTKPSISQHLSNNLDSSMPSKPSSISSNSSRVNTSHRVRTSQRPNSQQTLPALTDTRLQAKAMSVSAIMGSSKSSIKSNPQPKSVGPNIEKQSKTTKELACKDKSQKSSKDVVKKKFEEVVVKKKKEAQKGLVGFKEEHEFDNRRLSVSLNSSGGRRRSLSGSQVQLADVLSSYGVKIVSADMPPFMQIHAVECARKTHDSLEKFTSKTLALTLKKEFDGVYGPAWHCIVGTSFGSFVTHSVSGFLYFSMDQKMYILLFKTTVQRAD encoded by the exons atGGCTAACCAGACCACCCAACGGCGCATTTTAGCAGCACCAGAACCAAAAGCATCCATGGATCCCACCCTCAAAAAACACACCAAGCCCTCCATTTCTCAACACCTATCTAATAACCTAGATTCTTCCATGCCCTCTAAACCCTCTTCCATTTCCAGCAACAGCTCTAGAGTCAATACCAGTCATAGAGTTCGTACGTCACAAAGACCCAACAGTCAACAAACACTCCCAGCTCTCACTGACACTCGTTTGCAAGCCAAAGCCATGTCAGTTTCTGCCATAATGGGTTCCTCCAAGTCTTCCATTAAATCAAATCCTCAGCCCAAATCAGTTGGCCCCAATATTGAGAAACAGAGCAAGACAACAAAGGAATTAGCTTGCAAAGacaagtcccaaaaatccagtAAAGATGTGGtaaagaagaaatttgaggAGGTGgttgtgaagaagaagaaagaagctcAAAAGGGATTGGTGGGTTTTAAAGAAGAGCATGAATTTGATAATAGGAGATTGTCAGTTTCACTGAACTCAAGCGGTGGCAGAAGGAGATCCCTCTCTGGCTCACAGGTTCAATTGGCAGATGTGCTTTCAAGTTATGGTGTGAAAATTGTTTCAGCTGATATGCCACCATTTATGCAGATCCATGCTGTTGAGTGTGCAAGAAAGACACATGATAGCCTGGAAAAGTTCACCTCCAAGACTCTTGCTTTGACTCTCAAAAAG GAATTTGATGGGGTATATGGGCCAGCTTGGCACTGTATTGTAGGAACCAGTTTTGGGTCTTTTGTGACACACTCTGTAAGTGGGTTTCTGTATTTCTCAATGGATCAAAAAATGTACATCCTCTTGTTTAAGACAACGGTACAAAGAGCAGACTGA
- the LOC18776311 gene encoding uncharacterized protein LOC18776311 isoform X2 translates to MANQTTQRRILAAPEPKASMDPTLKKHTKPSISQHLSNNLDSSMPSKPSSISSNSSRVNTSHRVRTSQRPNSQQTLPALTDTRLQAKAMSVSAIMGSSKSSIKSNPQPKSVGPNIEKQSKTTKELACKDKSQKSSKDVVKKKFEEVVVKKKKEAQKGLVGFKEEHEFDNRRLSVSLNSSGGRRRSLSGSQIHAVECARKTHDSLEKFTSKTLALTLKKEFDGVYGPAWHCIVGTSFGSFVTHSVSGFLYFSMDQKMYILLFKTTVQRAD, encoded by the exons atGGCTAACCAGACCACCCAACGGCGCATTTTAGCAGCACCAGAACCAAAAGCATCCATGGATCCCACCCTCAAAAAACACACCAAGCCCTCCATTTCTCAACACCTATCTAATAACCTAGATTCTTCCATGCCCTCTAAACCCTCTTCCATTTCCAGCAACAGCTCTAGAGTCAATACCAGTCATAGAGTTCGTACGTCACAAAGACCCAACAGTCAACAAACACTCCCAGCTCTCACTGACACTCGTTTGCAAGCCAAAGCCATGTCAGTTTCTGCCATAATGGGTTCCTCCAAGTCTTCCATTAAATCAAATCCTCAGCCCAAATCAGTTGGCCCCAATATTGAGAAACAGAGCAAGACAACAAAGGAATTAGCTTGCAAAGacaagtcccaaaaatccagtAAAGATGTGGtaaagaagaaatttgaggAGGTGgttgtgaagaagaagaaagaagctcAAAAGGGATTGGTGGGTTTTAAAGAAGAGCATGAATTTGATAATAGGAGATTGTCAGTTTCACTGAACTCAAGCGGTGGCAGAAGGAGATCCCTCTCTGGCTCACAG ATCCATGCTGTTGAGTGTGCAAGAAAGACACATGATAGCCTGGAAAAGTTCACCTCCAAGACTCTTGCTTTGACTCTCAAAAAG GAATTTGATGGGGTATATGGGCCAGCTTGGCACTGTATTGTAGGAACCAGTTTTGGGTCTTTTGTGACACACTCTGTAAGTGGGTTTCTGTATTTCTCAATGGATCAAAAAATGTACATCCTCTTGTTTAAGACAACGGTACAAAGAGCAGACTGA
- the LOC18776453 gene encoding transcription factor bHLH79 isoform X2 — MDPPLINESSFSAANPSAYSLAEIWPFSGEPGGSGGGLGLRMGSLGGLGDSSVNRDGSLEESTVTEQSGGGGGRKRRDVSSEDESSKLVSTSSASGLKDSSGKRMKLAGSQNENGGSKAEVEESSAAGDNKPAEQSTKPSEPPKQDFIHVRARRGQATDSHSLAERARREKISERMKLLQDLVPGCNKVIGKALVLDEIINYIQSLQHQVEFLSMKLEAVNSRMNLNPTIEAFPSKDLFNLRDTSRNVNVCQPSSLAWCTAI; from the exons ATGGATCCTCCACTGATCAACGAGTCTTCCTTCTCAGCAGCTAACCCATCAGCGTACAGCCTGGCAGAGATTTGGCCCTTCAGCGGTGAACCCGGTGGAAGTGGTGGCGGGTTGGGTCTTCGAATGGGTAGTTTGGGTGGGCTTGGAGACAGCTCCGTGAACAGAGATGGGTCGTTGGAGGAATCGACCGTGACTGAGCAAAgcggtggaggtggtggaagaaagagaagggatGTGAGCTCTGAGGACGAGTCTTCTAAGCTGGTTTCCACTAGTAGTGCCAGTGGCTTG AAAGATTCCAGTGGAAAACGGATGAAACTAGCAGGatctcaaaatgaaaatggtggTTCGAAAGCTGAAGTTGAAGAAAGTTCAGCAGCTGGTGACAACAAGCCAGCTGAACAAAGCACTAAACCTTCTGAGCCACCTAAGCAAGATTTTATCCATGTGAGGGCACGAAGGGGACAAGCTACTGACAGCCACAGTCTAGCAGAGAGG GCTAGGAGAGAAAAGATCAGCGAGAGAATGAAACTTCTCCAAGATTTGGTTCCTGGATGTAATAAG GTTATTGGGAAAGCACTCGTCCTtgatgaaattattaattacatTCAATCACTGCAGCACCAGGTTGAG TTCCTTTCAATGAAGCTTGAAGCAGTCAATTCAAGGATGAACTTGAATCCCACCATTGAAGCCTTTCCTTCGAAAGAT CTCTTCAATCTCAGAGATACATCAAGGAATGTAAATGTCTGTCAACCAAGTAGTCTTG